A single region of the Silene latifolia isolate original U9 population chromosome 8, ASM4854445v1, whole genome shotgun sequence genome encodes:
- the LOC141596430 gene encoding COP9 signalosome complex subunit 8-like, whose amino-acid sequence MFSLSRLFGDSRSKRNQNSSLKHPAMDLSPLTDAMAAGSYVKIADICDNLMLQASAEGINFQNDWPYAIHLLAHIYNGDINSARFLWKSIPVAVKESQPEVIAVWNIGQKLWTKDYAAVYQALSAFNWSSQIQPFVTAFSGHLSLIAMLSYLRLLFVPNQLIV is encoded by the exons atgttttccctTTCTCGGCTCTTTGGAGATTCAAGGAGTAAACGCAACCAAAACTCCAGTCTCAAACACCCCGCCATGGATTTGTCTCCACTCACTGACGCCATGGCTGCCGGAAGCTACGTGAAGATTGCCGATATCTGCGACAACTTAATGCTACAG GCATCTGCTGAAGGCATCAATTTCCAGAACGATTGGCCCTACGCGATTCATCTTCTAGCACATATCTACAATGGCGACAT TAATAGCGCGAGGTTTCTGTGGAAGTCGATTCCGGTGGCGGTTAAAGAAAGCCAGCCAGAAGTGATTGCTGTGTGGAATATTGGACAGAAGCTTTGGACAAAGGATTATGCTGCTGTTTATCAAGCTCTTTCCGCTTTTAATTGGTCTTCTCAAATTCAACCCTTTGTTACCGCCTTTTCAGGTCATTTATCGCTTATTGCAATGTTGTCTTATTTACGTCTTCTGTTCGTCCCAAATCAACTGATTGTTTAG